The following are encoded together in the Gordonia insulae genome:
- a CDS encoding acid phosphatase gives MGVVASGTATAAPTATAPAAFTPAQLVGPYASDVPPTGTYIPVLDGFAELRRAHPSIIASNLQKVKAINNSATRAQQADAIAVNYDDRLVSLSDALGDRLGTVFRQLLAAGKLPKVDALAGGDTARAGLPLGTTLLEKEYYDNPRPFVVAPTSIKRYDKPGGHLYAELVNNGSYPSGHTNMAYWKGALLAYWLPELGPQIIARAGEIGRSRIVLGVHYPLDVMGGRIMGTDIAAARLADPRFAQLIDQAGAQLRDQLRRSVGMSLTDFIARDTPYLTTQQAVSEHRNLMTYGFPVVSPGQVNGIPASAAALLRSRFPGLTDGQRLDILRRTAIRTGYPLDRSGANGGWLRIDLAAAYAVTP, from the coding sequence ATGGGAGTCGTCGCGAGCGGCACCGCCACCGCGGCACCGACCGCGACCGCCCCGGCCGCGTTCACCCCGGCGCAGCTGGTCGGGCCGTACGCCTCCGACGTCCCGCCGACCGGCACGTACATCCCGGTCCTCGACGGCTTCGCGGAACTCCGCCGGGCCCACCCGTCGATCATCGCGTCGAACCTGCAGAAGGTGAAGGCGATCAACAACTCCGCGACACGCGCGCAACAGGCGGACGCGATCGCGGTCAACTACGACGATCGGCTGGTCTCGCTCTCCGACGCGCTCGGTGACCGGCTGGGCACGGTGTTCCGTCAACTCCTGGCCGCGGGCAAACTGCCCAAGGTCGACGCGCTGGCCGGCGGCGACACCGCGCGGGCCGGTCTGCCCCTCGGCACGACGTTGCTGGAGAAGGAGTACTACGACAACCCGCGGCCGTTCGTGGTGGCGCCCACGTCGATCAAGCGGTACGACAAGCCGGGTGGTCACCTGTATGCGGAACTCGTGAACAACGGGTCGTACCCGTCGGGGCACACCAACATGGCCTACTGGAAGGGCGCGCTGCTCGCCTACTGGCTCCCGGAGCTCGGTCCGCAGATCATCGCGCGCGCCGGCGAGATCGGCCGCAGCCGAATCGTGCTCGGCGTGCACTATCCGCTGGACGTGATGGGTGGCCGGATCATGGGCACCGACATCGCCGCCGCCCGGCTGGCCGATCCGCGATTCGCGCAGCTGATCGATCAGGCGGGGGCGCAACTGCGCGACCAACTGCGTCGCTCCGTCGGAATGTCGTTGACGGACTTCATCGCCCGTGACACGCCGTACCTGACGACACAACAGGCCGTCAGCGAGCACCGGAACCTGATGACGTACGGGTTCCCCGTCGTGTCGCCGGGGCAGGTCAACGGGATCCCGGCGTCGGCGGCGGCGCTGCTGCGCAGCCGATTCCCCGGCCTGACCGACGGCCAGCGACTGGACATCCTGCGGCGCACCGCGATTCGCACGGGCTATCCGCTGGACCGATCCGGTGCCAACGGTGGCTGGCTGCGCATCGACCTCGCTGCGGCATACGCGGTCACACCCTGA
- a CDS encoding type III secretion system chaperone family protein: MTIVYFVIAVLALAGAGALLWLDRQRSSVARHQRAIWGDQHEFKFRESDTKLRKVFHRATMNVPERVAVQDVAFGHYSGAEAVVFDLAETATVVAVRRSTPSSVVVDLRHEDVLAPAEEDVELLGAMGPRVMFSNNLDVARRVCDRRMVALANTAPSYIEVLWNEGNWVLGSMPLTTDTDRLDAGLEVVRRFADLLRVLPPIVDPQDAPDPRDPHGPTRAELADEKTESMRDKQRRARIAAAANDVDDQGSADADPVAPEPTRAWSAVPEATPPAPPSTAGRRMQPMPVRRPSQAPGGGRPPSDRDEGSPTPPPGAARPARPYDLPPSTPSTDRPNRHRKN; the protein is encoded by the coding sequence ATGACCATCGTGTATTTCGTGATCGCCGTGTTGGCGCTGGCCGGTGCCGGCGCCCTGTTGTGGCTGGATCGCCAGCGTTCCAGTGTTGCGCGGCATCAACGCGCGATCTGGGGTGATCAGCACGAGTTCAAGTTCCGCGAGTCGGATACCAAGCTGCGCAAGGTATTTCACCGCGCGACGATGAACGTCCCGGAACGCGTCGCGGTTCAGGACGTCGCATTCGGGCATTACTCTGGCGCAGAAGCGGTGGTCTTCGACCTGGCCGAGACCGCCACCGTTGTCGCGGTTCGGCGTTCGACCCCGTCGTCGGTGGTGGTCGATCTGCGCCACGAGGATGTACTCGCACCCGCCGAGGAGGACGTCGAGCTGCTCGGCGCGATGGGTCCGCGCGTCATGTTCTCCAACAATCTCGACGTCGCCCGCCGCGTCTGCGACCGCCGCATGGTGGCCTTGGCCAACACCGCACCGTCCTACATCGAGGTGCTGTGGAACGAGGGCAACTGGGTCCTCGGTTCGATGCCGCTGACCACCGACACCGACCGCCTGGACGCCGGGCTCGAGGTGGTCCGGCGGTTCGCCGATCTCCTGCGGGTGTTGCCGCCGATCGTCGATCCCCAAGACGCGCCCGACCCACGCGACCCGCACGGTCCCACCCGGGCCGAGCTGGCCGACGAGAAGACCGAGTCGATGCGCGACAAGCAGCGCCGGGCCCGGATCGCCGCCGCCGCGAATGATGTCGACGACCAGGGTTCCGCAGACGCCGACCCGGTCGCGCCGGAGCCCACCCGTGCCTGGAGCGCGGTGCCGGAGGCCACGCCGCCCGCACCACCGTCGACGGCCGGTCGCCGGATGCAGCCGATGCCGGTCCGACGGCCGTCGCAGGCGCCGGGCGGCGGCCGGCCGCCGAGCGACCGCGACGAAGGTTCGCCGACCCCGCCGCCGGGTGCGGCACGTCCGGCCCGGCCGTACGATCTGCCCCCGAGCACGCCGTCGACGGACCGCCCGAATCGCCACCGCAAGAACTGA
- a CDS encoding MOSC domain-containing protein: MSSPSAHVTQLWRHPVKSMAGEQLETATLRRRGVHGDRLWALHDVERDTTISARRLPAVLVFSARYVTPPGPDAGPGHAPAVIVTAPDGTEHRSDDPAIHAALSSRLDRDVRLVPLPADPRAHRLPWRERLGTLAPRALAQDLGIAPDERLPKISDMNARALATITRNATPPGTFVDLCPIHLLSEASAATIAEAIGDDSVATRRFRPNVVIDGTGRGLPESEWTGATVDLGGAQLHVVMKTVRCVVPSRAHVGLPLDKRLTRAVAATSDRYLGVYADVVRTGDVHVGDILTVTPPQPPTRVRRMADSGRILAFDTANRVAELLRRSPS; the protein is encoded by the coding sequence ATGAGCAGCCCGTCAGCACACGTCACGCAGCTGTGGCGCCACCCGGTCAAGTCCATGGCCGGCGAACAACTCGAGACCGCCACCTTGCGCCGACGCGGCGTCCACGGCGACCGGCTCTGGGCACTGCACGACGTCGAGCGCGACACCACGATCTCGGCACGCAGGCTGCCGGCCGTGCTCGTGTTCTCCGCGCGCTACGTGACTCCCCCGGGCCCCGACGCCGGGCCGGGACATGCACCGGCGGTCATCGTGACGGCTCCCGACGGCACCGAACACCGCAGCGACGACCCCGCGATCCACGCCGCACTGTCGTCGCGACTGGACCGCGATGTGCGCCTGGTGCCGCTGCCCGCGGACCCCCGCGCCCATCGTCTGCCGTGGCGGGAACGTCTCGGCACCCTCGCCCCTCGGGCGCTGGCCCAGGACCTGGGTATCGCTCCCGACGAGCGGCTCCCGAAGATCTCCGACATGAATGCCCGAGCACTTGCCACGATCACCCGAAATGCCACTCCCCCTGGTACTTTCGTCGACCTCTGCCCGATTCACCTGCTGTCGGAGGCGAGCGCTGCCACCATCGCCGAGGCGATCGGCGACGACAGCGTCGCCACCCGACGTTTCCGGCCGAACGTGGTGATCGACGGCACCGGGCGCGGCCTCCCGGAGTCCGAGTGGACCGGCGCGACAGTGGATCTGGGCGGCGCCCAACTGCATGTGGTGATGAAGACGGTGCGCTGCGTCGTGCCGAGTCGCGCCCACGTCGGCCTACCCCTCGACAAGCGCCTCACCCGCGCGGTCGCGGCGACGTCGGACCGCTATCTCGGTGTCTACGCCGACGTCGTCCGGACCGGCGACGTCCACGTCGGCGACATCCTCACCGTCACACCGCCGCAGCCACCGACCCGCGTTCGCCGGATGGCGGACTCCGGCCGAATCCTGGCATTCGACACCGCCAACCGCGTCGCCGAACTGCTGCGCCGATCGCCCTCCTGA
- a CDS encoding D-2-hydroxyacid dehydrogenase, whose product MSPDSPVVALLGSPAVAPPPNLAEIEALATVRSCTADDLGSALPGADVLLVWDFFSRALRDNWGPATADLRWVHVCAAGVDSLLFDDLRESDIVVTNAAGVFDQPIAEFVLASVLARDKQLHLTKRLQRERAWQHRETTRTAGTSALVIGTGGIGRATARLLRAAGVRVTGAGRTARENDPDLGTVLATDDLAAYVGEFDNVVAIAPLTPQTERMIDADVLSAMRSDAHLINVGRGQLVDEPALIEALAAGRIGAASLDVFTDEPLASSSPLWAMENVAISPHMSGDVVGWRDVLADQFLANLRRYVGAGAPLDEVLENVVDKQRGYVVAASRAAGDSRL is encoded by the coding sequence ATGTCTCCGGATTCGCCCGTGGTCGCACTGTTGGGTTCACCCGCTGTCGCCCCGCCCCCGAACCTCGCCGAGATCGAAGCGCTCGCCACCGTGCGGTCGTGCACAGCCGACGACCTCGGCTCCGCGCTTCCCGGGGCCGACGTCCTCCTCGTCTGGGACTTCTTCTCCCGTGCGCTGCGGGACAACTGGGGGCCGGCCACCGCGGATCTGCGGTGGGTGCACGTGTGCGCGGCCGGGGTGGACTCGCTCCTGTTCGACGACCTCCGGGAATCGGACATCGTGGTGACCAACGCCGCCGGGGTCTTCGACCAGCCCATCGCGGAATTCGTCCTGGCGTCAGTCCTGGCCCGGGACAAGCAATTACACCTCACCAAGCGTCTGCAGCGGGAGCGCGCGTGGCAGCACCGGGAGACGACGCGGACGGCGGGGACGTCGGCGTTGGTGATCGGCACGGGCGGAATCGGCCGCGCCACCGCGCGGTTGCTGCGCGCCGCCGGAGTGCGGGTCACCGGGGCGGGGCGCACGGCGCGTGAGAACGATCCCGACCTCGGCACCGTCCTCGCCACCGACGATCTGGCCGCCTACGTCGGGGAGTTCGACAACGTCGTCGCGATCGCGCCGCTCACGCCGCAGACCGAACGGATGATCGACGCCGACGTGTTGTCGGCGATGCGGTCGGATGCGCACCTGATCAACGTCGGGCGCGGACAGCTCGTCGACGAGCCCGCGTTGATCGAGGCCCTGGCGGCCGGGCGGATCGGCGCGGCATCGCTCGATGTGTTCACCGACGAGCCGTTGGCGTCGTCCAGCCCGCTGTGGGCGATGGAGAACGTCGCGATCTCGCCGCACATGAGCGGCGACGTCGTGGGGTGGCGCGATGTGCTCGCCGACCAGTTCCTCGCCAACCTGCGGCGATACGTCGGTGCGGGCGCACCCCTGGACGAAGTACTCGAAAACGTCGTCGACAAGCAGCGAGGTTATGTCGTGGCCGCCAGTCGGGCGGCCGGCGATAGTAGGCTGTAG
- a CDS encoding Lrp/AsnC family transcriptional regulator — protein sequence MQDCHVPDDLDYQIVHALQVAPRAPWGVVGDVVGVSAATAARRWERLVDQGLAWIVSYPGAAYLNTRCSAFVEVQTSAARDSVVERLCRDRHVATIQRTAGDGDLLLTVMVPDLEFLGDWVQLLAESDGVARTRTRVVTKVIGESERWRMRTLGQDEESVLAEHRPVHRPLAHDPDEPDLRLIAALAEDGRRSAVDLASASGLSAPTVRRRLTALVAERVLSIRCEVAHVISGWPITANVWARASSRSIVALVDALDGLPQVRVCCEVTGTANIIMGVWLHTVGELAEFEQELESLVPGLVVVDRSVTLETPKRLGSLLDRSGCRTGSVPVVL from the coding sequence ATGCAGGATTGTCACGTGCCGGACGACCTCGATTATCAGATCGTTCACGCTCTGCAGGTGGCCCCTCGCGCCCCGTGGGGTGTGGTCGGCGACGTCGTGGGCGTCAGCGCGGCGACGGCCGCGCGACGATGGGAGCGTCTCGTCGACCAGGGGCTGGCCTGGATCGTGTCCTATCCGGGCGCGGCGTATCTCAACACGCGATGCAGCGCCTTCGTCGAGGTGCAGACGTCGGCGGCGCGGGATTCCGTCGTCGAACGGCTGTGTCGTGACCGGCACGTGGCGACCATCCAGCGCACCGCCGGTGACGGCGACCTGCTGCTCACCGTCATGGTGCCGGATCTCGAGTTCCTCGGGGACTGGGTGCAGCTCCTCGCCGAATCCGACGGGGTGGCGCGCACGCGGACCAGGGTGGTCACCAAGGTCATCGGTGAGAGCGAGCGATGGCGGATGCGGACCCTCGGTCAGGACGAGGAGTCCGTACTCGCCGAGCACCGGCCCGTGCACCGGCCACTGGCCCACGATCCCGACGAGCCGGACCTGCGCCTGATCGCCGCGCTCGCCGAGGACGGGCGGAGGTCGGCGGTGGACCTCGCCAGTGCGAGCGGGTTGAGTGCGCCGACGGTGCGGCGGCGCCTGACGGCACTCGTCGCCGAGCGGGTCCTGTCGATCCGATGCGAGGTGGCGCACGTGATCAGCGGATGGCCGATCACCGCGAACGTATGGGCGCGCGCGTCGTCGAGGTCCATCGTGGCGCTGGTGGACGCGCTGGACGGGTTGCCGCAGGTGCGGGTGTGCTGCGAGGTGACCGGGACCGCGAACATCATCATGGGCGTCTGGCTGCACACCGTCGGCGAACTGGCCGAGTTCGAACAGGAACTCGAGAGCCTGGTTCCGGGCCTCGTGGTGGTCGATCGCTCCGTCACCCTCGAGACGCCCAAACGGTTGGGCTCGTTGCTCGACCGGTCGGGATGTCGGACGGGTTCGGTACCCGTCGTCCTGTGA
- a CDS encoding NAD/NADP-dependent octopine/nopaline dehydrogenase family protein, with protein MKVCVIGGGHGSYAAAAELSENNHHVSWWRRDGAAFSPLVERGLLDVDDHRGHRQVRVDGGDGIQVFTALGDAVSNAEVIVAPVPAFAHESLARELAPHLRDGQVVYLPPGSFGSVVFARAVRDAGNHADVAFAETGTLPYLARKHGDTRVVVSGYATRLPTGVFPARHTDRALGLLAEVYPAVERSEDALSGALMNAGPIIHPPLILMNAGPLEHFPSWDIHNEGTQESIRRVTSALDAERIAVREALGYSAPHFPLADHYTADGDEWMYGNAAHEKLTDSGDWREDIDLTTHRYMTEDVEIGLALLSSVGRWASVPTPVADGLLALAGAVTGRAASAGSRTFESLGMAHLDRPSLQRFLHEGFHQ; from the coding sequence GTGAAGGTCTGTGTGATCGGTGGAGGCCACGGTTCGTATGCCGCGGCCGCGGAGTTGAGCGAGAACAATCACCACGTGTCGTGGTGGCGCCGAGACGGTGCCGCGTTCTCACCGCTGGTCGAGCGGGGACTTCTCGACGTCGACGACCATCGCGGTCACCGCCAGGTCCGTGTCGACGGCGGCGACGGTATTCAGGTGTTCACCGCTCTCGGCGACGCCGTGTCCAACGCGGAGGTCATCGTCGCGCCCGTTCCTGCCTTCGCCCACGAGTCGCTCGCACGCGAACTGGCGCCGCATCTGCGCGACGGTCAGGTCGTCTATCTGCCGCCGGGTAGCTTCGGGTCGGTCGTGTTCGCTCGCGCGGTGCGCGATGCCGGGAATCACGCCGACGTCGCGTTCGCCGAGACCGGCACGCTTCCGTATCTCGCGCGCAAGCACGGGGACACGCGAGTCGTGGTGAGCGGCTACGCAACCAGGCTGCCCACCGGTGTCTTCCCCGCACGGCACACCGACCGCGCACTCGGCCTGCTGGCGGAGGTGTACCCCGCCGTCGAGCGCAGCGAGGATGCACTCAGCGGCGCACTGATGAACGCCGGCCCGATCATCCACCCACCGCTGATCCTGATGAATGCCGGTCCGCTCGAACACTTCCCGTCGTGGGACATCCACAACGAGGGCACCCAGGAATCGATCCGCCGGGTCACCTCCGCGCTCGACGCCGAGCGGATCGCCGTCCGCGAGGCCCTGGGCTACTCGGCGCCGCATTTTCCGCTGGCCGATCACTACACCGCCGACGGCGATGAATGGATGTACGGCAACGCCGCCCACGAGAAGTTGACCGACAGCGGCGACTGGCGGGAGGACATCGACCTCACGACCCATCGGTACATGACCGAGGACGTGGAGATCGGACTGGCGCTGTTGAGTTCGGTGGGGCGTTGGGCGTCGGTGCCGACTCCTGTCGCCGACGGACTGCTCGCCCTCGCAGGGGCCGTCACGGGACGCGCCGCCTCTGCGGGGAGCCGCACCTTCGAGAGCCTCGGGATGGCGCACCTCGACCGCCCATCACTCCAGCGGTTCCTCCACGAGGGATTCCACCAGTGA
- a CDS encoding RNA methyltransferase — translation MDQPGPTEWQAGPAVGVGPWQTDRDGPLPTDPRYDADLLAEGDTRNVVDAYRYWTREAIVADIDTRRHPFHVAIENFAHDANIGTVVRTANAFAAAAVHIVGRRRWNRRGAMVTDRYQHLLHHDSIAELFDWAHREGLAVVAVDNTPGAQRLEAAELPRRCVLLFGQEGPGVSDDAQRHADLTVSIAQFGSTRSVNAGVAAGITMHAWIQQHADLDRAW, via the coding sequence GTGGATCAGCCGGGACCCACCGAGTGGCAGGCGGGACCTGCCGTCGGTGTGGGGCCGTGGCAGACCGACCGTGACGGCCCGCTGCCGACGGATCCGCGATACGACGCCGACCTCCTCGCCGAGGGCGACACCCGTAACGTCGTCGATGCCTACCGCTACTGGACCCGCGAGGCGATCGTCGCCGACATCGACACGCGGCGCCATCCGTTCCACGTCGCGATCGAGAATTTCGCCCATGACGCCAACATCGGGACGGTGGTGCGCACCGCCAATGCGTTCGCCGCGGCCGCGGTGCACATCGTCGGCCGGCGACGATGGAATCGTCGCGGGGCGATGGTGACCGATCGCTATCAGCATCTGCTGCACCATGATTCGATCGCCGAGCTGTTCGACTGGGCGCACCGCGAGGGTCTCGCGGTGGTCGCGGTGGACAACACGCCCGGCGCCCAGCGCCTCGAGGCCGCCGAACTGCCCCGGCGGTGTGTGCTGCTCTTCGGTCAGGAGGGACCCGGGGTCAGCGACGATGCACAGCGGCACGCGGACCTGACCGTCTCCATCGCGCAGTTCGGGTCGACGCGCAGTGTCAATGCCGGTGTGGCGGCGGGTATCACGATGCATGCGTGGATACAGCAGCACGCCGATCTCGATCGGGCCTGGTAG
- a CDS encoding 3-hydroxybutyryl-CoA dehydrogenase, with the protein MSRLHVAVVGAGRMGQGIAAALAFGNVTVTVVDLRDRGESAITYRHGVRTAIRHALDHKVTLDLLSADRIDDVAAHVDVVDRTTATHAMASVDLVFEAVPEVSEVKREAFAWIESAVDPTVPIASTTSSFLVDDLATHLAFPERFLNAHWLNPADLMPLVEVSPGTSTTQDTVDATRDLLLAVGKTPVVCAASPGYIVPRLQALVMNEAARMVEEGVASAEDIDTAVRIGFGSRFAVLGLLEFIDWGGCDTLYHASHYLRRELGERFAPAPLVETHMTTGRRGMTDGAGFYTFDDDTVDDYRAQRIADFARVLDALGRLSRHEEFAAAD; encoded by the coding sequence GTGAGCCGGTTGCACGTCGCCGTCGTCGGCGCCGGACGGATGGGGCAGGGCATCGCCGCAGCACTCGCCTTCGGCAATGTGACGGTGACGGTCGTGGACCTCCGCGACCGCGGCGAGTCCGCCATCACCTACCGGCACGGCGTGCGGACCGCGATCCGCCACGCCCTCGACCACAAGGTGACCTTGGACCTGTTGTCCGCCGACCGCATCGACGATGTCGCCGCGCACGTCGACGTGGTGGACCGGACCACTGCGACACACGCGATGGCATCGGTGGATCTCGTCTTCGAGGCGGTCCCCGAGGTGTCCGAGGTGAAACGGGAGGCGTTCGCGTGGATCGAGTCGGCGGTCGACCCGACCGTCCCGATCGCGTCCACGACATCGAGTTTCCTCGTCGACGACCTCGCCACCCACCTGGCGTTCCCGGAGCGGTTCCTCAACGCCCACTGGCTCAACCCCGCCGATCTGATGCCGCTGGTGGAGGTGAGCCCCGGGACCTCGACCACGCAGGACACCGTCGACGCGACCCGTGATCTCCTGCTCGCCGTCGGCAAGACGCCGGTCGTCTGTGCGGCGTCGCCGGGATACATCGTGCCCCGGTTGCAGGCCCTGGTGATGAACGAGGCGGCGAGGATGGTCGAGGAGGGGGTCGCGAGTGCCGAGGACATCGACACGGCCGTCCGGATCGGCTTCGGCTCCCGGTTCGCGGTCCTCGGTCTGCTCGAGTTCATCGACTGGGGAGGCTGCGACACCCTGTATCACGCGTCGCACTACCTGCGTCGGGAACTCGGCGAACGGTTCGCCCCCGCCCCCCTCGTCGAGACCCACATGACCACGGGCCGGCGCGGGATGACCGACGGCGCAGGCTTTTACACGTTCGACGACGACACCGTCGACGACTACCGCGCACAGCGGATCGCCGACTTCGCCCGCGTCCTCGATGCACTGGGGCGTCTCAGCAGACACGAGGAGTTCGCCGCCGCCGACTGA
- a CDS encoding orotate phosphoribosyltransferase, protein MSSSVPPTVNDDGRARLAELVTELAVVHGRVTLSSGKEADYYVDLRRATLHHEASRLIGSLMRELTADWDYQSVGGLTLGADPVATSIMHAAGREIDSFVVRKAAKTHGMQRRIEGPDIAGRNVLIVEDTSTTGASPSAAVEAAREVGATVIGVATVVDRATGADEVIGALGVPYRSLLGLSDLGLV, encoded by the coding sequence ATGTCCTCGTCCGTACCCCCCACCGTCAACGACGACGGCCGCGCACGCCTGGCGGAGCTCGTCACCGAACTCGCGGTGGTGCATGGCCGGGTGACACTCTCGTCGGGCAAAGAGGCCGACTACTACGTCGACCTGCGGCGCGCCACGCTGCACCACGAGGCATCCCGCCTGATCGGCAGCCTGATGCGGGAACTGACCGCGGACTGGGACTACCAGTCCGTCGGTGGGTTGACGCTCGGTGCCGACCCCGTCGCGACGTCGATCATGCACGCGGCGGGGCGGGAGATCGACTCGTTCGTGGTCCGCAAGGCCGCCAAGACCCACGGTATGCAGCGCCGCATCGAAGGCCCCGACATCGCAGGCCGCAACGTGCTCATCGTCGAGGACACATCCACGACCGGTGCCTCACCGTCGGCCGCGGTGGAGGCTGCGCGCGAGGTGGGCGCGACGGTGATCGGGGTGGCCACCGTCGTCGATCGGGCCACCGGCGCCGACGAGGTGATCGGCGCCCTCGGCGTGCCGTACCGGTCGCTGCTCGGGCTGAGCGACCTCGGACTGGTCTGA